From the genome of Cydia pomonella isolate Wapato2018A chromosome 1, ilCydPomo1, whole genome shotgun sequence:
agttatcgatttaatttttaagaaaaaacgctaaggtacaattatttttattacaccaggatttagtacctttaatgtttaatctgttaagttcaaataactcagtaaatcatgtcttcaaaaaggctaggcgccaattcaaagaaatcttcctaagaaaaatcatttttaagacatgattttctgagctattagaacttaacagattaaacattaaaggtactaaatcctggcgtaataaaaataattgtaccttagcgttaaaaaaggctaggcgccaattcaaagatatcatcctaagaaaaatcatttttaagacatgattttctgagttatttgaacttaacagattaaacattaaaggtactaaatcctggcgtaataaaaataattgtaccttagcgttttttcttaaaaattaaatcaataacttgaaaaattataacgcctgcaaaattgtaatagcaagcaaaatataaaatgagtaaaactgggaaagcacaaataaaatgactcatattataattgaatttgaaggtacaaaaaaggtacaaaaatttggcttttatagaatttatcaataaccacgggaacatagcgtaataaagtacacccgccattctgactgtcaggatggcgggtgacctgttttttggtgataactttacgtaccgtgaggtacaaatttttttaaacgaggtactaaatagtacaaattaggtacaaaaatatggtatgcttttcatttgattttatttaggtacacccgccattctgactctcaccgaGATTCGTCATCGGTAGCACCTaataaacttttgttttttttttaaacctgtcTATAAAATGACAGCACATATCTCTCAATCTCAATTACTGATTTTCATGACTGATGGTTAGGCTTCGACACGtggaagtaaaaataaaataaaaacaaaaataagcgtttacaaaaaaaaaaattacaccacTTTAATAAGCACTGAAaaatccctcacaatagtattaatacaattttaatcgcatgagtagagccggagcaactaacaacttttggaTTAGCCTTCGTATTTCgtttttgtatgtattatttagtaatttattttctaaatccGTCCATTTACATATGAGTAGGTaatcattaaatacatatatacccCCTTATGGTCATTTTAGGTCCAAATCCGTAGTTTCTAGCGCAAAATAAGTTCCATTCAATTAGAGTAATGGCTTCTTTTCTCTTAACATCGATATAAACACTATGCATATTATAGTTGCAGAGATATATTTAAGCAACCGCGCCATAATACTTTCCATTACATCTAGTTTAAAatccgtaaaaaaaaaatacgataaacgtaaacgaaatttaaaaaataattatttataataaaacacatttacagACTTTTGGATATTCTTACTTACAAATGTTAATACTAAACGAGAGTAAGAAACACAGTCATATTTCTGATCACGAGTTATGAAGCACCCTGTATAGCTGAGGAATGTGACAGCCAACATTTTGATCGgaagtatattattaaaaacttgCTCGATGGCCTTATCTATTCAAGTTTTAAACCAAACCATGGAATATCATCCAATCAGAAATCAGCATTCAACCAATTTCAGAAGTATTAACTAAAGCTGCTATTGTGACACTATGGTAGAATGCATGTTGCATCTgcataaatgtatatttaagtCACTAAACTACAATTTTTGTGACTACAGGGGGCCAGAAGGGACATGTTTTGAAGGTGGCATTTTCCCGGCAAAGTTAGTATTCCCTCCAGACTACCCGCTGAGCCCTCCCAAAATGCAGTTCACTTGTGAAATGTTTCATCCAAACAGTAAGTGCCACATGCAAGCATTAAACATCCCAAATACcttatacaatatatatgttacgggtaatgttagaagtttatttaaccttttaactGCCGTAgtataagacatacaatatccagctcatttcgctgcagtctgataaataagacaaaacgtCGAGTGACTTCATACCGGCGGCGACACGAGCACGCTAAATGtaaattctaagcggttaaaagtTTAAACTCAAGTTAACCCTGGTATAAGTAGTACCCATGTCTTTTGGGTAAAATCGGaaaatttaaacaacattaatctgTATTCGACGTTTACCCGTACACATCTAGGTCTACCCAAAACTGGCTGAGTAATGTTAGATGTTGCATCAACACTTCTGACACCTCCCAGTGTTGATTAGACCTAGATGTAATTTTCGGACTTTACCCAAAAGGCTGGGTAAATACTCTACCCAGATAAACTTgaggcctgtttcacaatgtccaagtaaagtcctgaataagctaatTCCTACTTatttgacgaataaagtcatcgtttgCGTTTCACAACCTTCAAATAAGTTTAACTGGTACATAAagtaaagtgctaagtttttcaggatgttttattatttgctaattagctatccaatactttacttgtaCATTGGGAAACAGGTCCTTAACCTTATATTATTGCCCGTAACATTTAAGTAAACTTAAGTTTACGTGGGTATACCTAGTATTAAGCCTTTTGGGTATAGCCCGAAAATTAAATCAACTTTAATAACTTAAACCGCgccattaaataaaaaaatataaatattggcACAATCGGAAttggaccaacctcgaaatctctaaaACAATcctgaaattttgtatgtatataaatttaaGGACATAGTGTTGAAAAACTTTTTTGAGtgaaatttaataagcttttgcTTCGCCATacacaatattcataataattcatattaaatacatagatacagagaaagaaagaaaaaacaaaCGGTTGAATAGTTTTTCTTATGCCGTCTGATCCCCATGATCCCCGAAGCTCAAATTATAAGACATGCAAACGGGGATCCCAGAAAATGTTGGTGTCAAATTTGATTACCGTCATTATTTTtttgaaccccatttaagacctaaaatctATTTTCGCAGtcacattatttagccctaaacattTTTATTCCTTTAATGTTAGTAACTTGGTATTGCAACTCGTGTACCAATTATGGATCTGCTGatatctattttattgaaatccgctcAACAGTTTAGGCGCCagaagaaaaaatatcatttagtATTCggcgtcctctcaaggcggctgtattcatttttctttaataaaacaagtgtaaacatGTTGTGAAGGGCAAGAGGAATCTTCCGATGCGtcatccgattgtgctatatatatatagatctaTATCTGAATCTGTTGCATTGTCACTACATAGTTCTATGATAGTCAATGTTATGTTACCATGTTACAGTATATGCTGATGGGCGTGTCTGCATATCTATTCTCCATGCGCCAGGAGATGATCCCATGGGGTATGAGAGCAGCGCTGAGAGGTGGTCGCCAGTTCAAAGTGTTGAAAAAATACTGTTGTCAGTAGTCAGTATGCTAGCTGGTATGTTGAACTGTACtctacatatattaaaattaccCACAAGTGTTATGAAAAAACGGTTATTCTCACTATTTACCAttaagttgttaccagtggtaataAGCAAGATTTGCCTACATAACCCGATCAGCTATCGTTTTAAGCTATAGGATAAAGTGATATGTGATATAGTAAAATAAACAACCTTACATGTCTCGTTCTTGcaagaccgtcgtgtatgatcgtgcgaatactgcgtAATAAAATCTGACTATAGGTAGTCTGTTAATCATCTGTGTCAGTAAAAAATGCGCgaaatttttattcataaactcatccacgaattgccctttcccggcttCTGCAATAATACTACTATTTGTAATCGTCATGCTATAATTTCCAGAACCTAATGACGAGAGTGGAGCAAATGTTGACGCAGCAAAAATGTGGAGGGAGGACCGAGAACAATTTAACAAGATTGCTGAACGATTGGTCAGGAACACGCTAGGAATACCAACACAATAAAATTTATGTGCTAAAGTTACTGACTGAGCTTTAATATATTTGGTGGCTTGTAAACTAgtgtgaaaatatatttttagcataATCTTTCTACACATGgagaaaatatgtatatatatatatactcaaAGTTATCTAAAGCATGGCAAACCATTAACATATTTTACTACTTAGTATGTAGTTAGGGTGTTTACATATAGATGTGTAATCTTGACACAACACTTAAGATACtcgtaattatttatatcagaAAAATCTAATTAAATGAACGATATTATATTTGCACAAAGCTTAGATTTACTGCagaataattttaattgtgtgATAACCACTACATTTGGACATgttaattattcttattatttttttgtaaaattgatttatttttgtaatatttagatTGTAGTGCTAAGCACAGAGCGAATAAATATATGACTTATTCATGTACATAAAGGTATTTGATCTACAACTTGTAATGACGTAAACATTTCGCCAACTGCGAAATTATCATTGTGGAGGTATAGTATAAATtttctcaaatattttttacgcCTGTGACTattctgttaaacaaaagccaTTGTATATTTTGAACGAGCGGTGGGCTCCCGTTTTGAGCGCGTGCCAAAGCAACAATGTCGTTTAAAAAAGCGGCTGTATCGTGGTGGTTTTAAGATTCAAATCTATGTAATAATATGAGCGCTCGCTTACATTGAGGTggtcgatcgtcctacattaccaaaaATGATACACTTATATTTATTAGAACCTTAAAACCACCACAATACAGCCGCTTTTTGAACGACATTGTTGCTTCGGCACGCGCTCAAAACGGGAGTCCACCGCTCGCACGATACAATGGCTTTTGTTAAACAGAATAGGGGCAGACGTAAAAATCATTTGAGaaaattcatttgtattttACTGCGTACTATAAAATTCATATTATAGTACGCAGTAAAATACAAACTAGTTAATGATGGATTGGGATTGTCAGTAAATTTAGTTGTAAATATTGGTAAATGAGCgaagaattatatttttgacgtgACAGCGTAGCGAATTAATATTTGCaatgtgtttttgtaaatatgtaataatcatgtatttaattataaaatgtctatCTGTCTAAATGTATATCAACTGAAAGAAATAAAGTCCTAACGTATGACATtaccatagataaataagtatagGCTtaaagtgctcactccatacattacTTTCCTCACTTActaaataataagttgtatgggaggtaaGGTAATGGTACAATATAGTAATAACTCTTAAACTGCATTAAAACTTAAtagcttaaatttaaattgaacaaaggagttttttttaatatacaaaccaagtagcataaatgacttttacttttaaaatactgacgtaactaatttaatatttttgtttatgtttaaaattatttaatgtgattaatttaacagccgtttaaaatatttttacatcattttcaatcgtggctgaatgccgaataggcctGTGCCTTAGAttcctaacctgtcaagaaattacaaaatgccggacgaatgtttgatatgtcaccgtatttaagaattatttcgcttaaaatttagttttttcttcgcaagtgtgatgaaaaacattgtgtgtaactacgggggtaagaatatttcaaactcgggtctttaattccctcgaatccaaaatttcacttaccgccctcgttgcacaatgtactattatccatgtatggagtgagcactaacaataagcttacttatttctaaaagaaattaatggtattttttattctaattttggAGTAGTATTTTAGAAGCCGACGAATACCTACAAATGATTGTCAGTCGATAATTTCAATTTACAGGCGTTATACTGTCCATAtttcacaaatataaatattgcttattagttacataattatattactatataataaatatattcgaTTAGAAAATATTCATCTACTGAATAGAtacttttaattgaaaaattaagttttttgtaatgcttcaaaaaaaaaaggttggaCTCagtagaaaattaaataattattttggaacctcaggaatatactgtgtaatatataatgaataatatgtatgtatagaattttaaataatgttttaattataatagaCTATTCACAATGTGGTTAATTATTTCATGCTCCTATCTTAAAGCTTAAGTGGGTGGATAATCTTTTTTATATACTGGTGGCTATGGTTATATCTCCCGGGTCACGCTTAAACCATGATCATTTTTATATCTGCGGCCAAGTCACCAAAACTTTATAGCTATAGGACTTGCAGTTTTTTGCGTGTTACGTTTCAGATAGGATATAATCCAATTGTGTTCTATACGAGCATTTTTATGGTAATTAGAAGTTTACCTAGTGCTCGGGCGAGGAATACGCGCGTGCCACGTCGGCCGAGGCACgcctacactggccgttttgtacGCGaggaatttatatatataaggaCCCGCCTAATAAGTTATGTATTTTACTGAGCTAAGGTGTATCAATAAAGAACATTCTATCTAAATCTTTTAATTACCATATAAATGCTTGTAGATCACAATTAGATTATATGCCATTTGAAACATAACACGCGAGAAACTGCAAGTCTTGTAGCCA
Proteins encoded in this window:
- the LOC133517649 gene encoding ubiquitin-conjugating enzyme E2 G2 — its product is MAGSALRRLMAEYKQLTVNPPEGIIAGPINEENFFEWEALITGPEGTCFEGGIFPAKLVFPPDYPLSPPKMQFTCEMFHPNIYADGRVCISILHAPGDDPMGYESSAERWSPVQSVEKILLSVVSMLAEPNDESGANVDAAKMWREDREQFNKIAERLVRNTLGIPTQ